In the Prionailurus viverrinus isolate Anna chromosome A3, UM_Priviv_1.0, whole genome shotgun sequence genome, CCATAGTAAACATTTTTGGTTTCTGGGCTATATGGCTCATGTCACAAGTACACTACTATGcaggggtttttttaattttttttaacattttatttatttttgagacagggagagacagagcatgaacgggggagggtcagagagagagggagacacagactgaaacaggctccaggctctgagctgtcagcacagagcccgaggtggggctcgaactcacggactgtgagatcatgacctgagccgaagttggacgcttaactgactgagccacccaggcgcccctactatgcAGTTTTAATGGGGAAACAAGCAAggacagtacattaaaaaatgggtgtgactgtgttccaataaatctttatgaacactgaaatttgaatttcatgtaatttttacatATCACAAAATATACTATTTGTTTTTTCCAATGacttaataatagaaaaaaacattcttagcttCCAGGCCTACAAAAACAGGTAGTGGGCCAAATTTGGCCAGCCTGCCATAGTTTGCCCACTCCTAGTCTAACTTCTGCAGGTAATGCCCAGTGATGTCCGAACTCTTGTGAATGGATTCGCCAAGAACCCTTTGCAAACCAGAAGAGAAGGACTGTATTTCAAGGAAAAGGACTACAAATGTGTCCGGGCAGATGACTATTCTCTTTATGCTAAGAATGTGAGTGTTCAAGATTTGAAGACGGCTAGGTAAAAAACCTTAAGAATTTGACTCCGATTTGCTCTGTCCCTACTGATCCCATTTATAAAACAAACTGAGCCCATTACTGCAGTGGCAATGTCTGAGACAGCAGTCTAATGCCAGGAAGGCATAAGTAAAAGAAAGTATGAACAGAGAGCCTAGCTGAGAAATACTCATTCCAGAATCTGTCAACTGAACCTTGCCTAAAGTATCTCCTTTCACTACTCCATACTCTACatcctctttcttaaaaaaagaaaagaaaaaagaaaaagtcagcaTTCATGTGCTTAAAACCTCTCTTGGCTCTCTGTTGCCTGTAAGGAAACAAGgagatgaaattcacatttattggATGCCCTATATTATGGCAAAGCATACTTCATCCATATTATAAAGTAAGTAGCCTCATTTTTCAGGTGACGAAACTGAGATTTAACGAGGTTAAATAATTCTTCCTTAGTCATGCAGCAGAAAATGGAGGTGCCGGGATTCAAGCCCAAAGCTGTCCAATTCCAAAATGTATAACCTTTTCACTATATCATTTGTTCTCATTGAGATAGGGGTAGATTACAATCAGCTGGGGAACTTTCTCAAAACACACATGCTGTTATTACAAGTCtgaaattttttgagaaaagacaACTAAATTACTGGAAAAAAATCTGTCCAAAAACAGATATTTATCAGCGTTATGGAAGTAAAGAAATGGCAAGAAATGTGGCTGAAGTGCAACTGCTAGTCCTGTGACAAGAACCAAAAGAAGGGCATTCTGTTTTACTCTTACCCAGGAAAACACTGGTGTGGTTGTTGTGAAGACCCATCTGTATCTTCTGGTGGCAACTTACACTGAAGGCATGTATCCTAGTGTTTGTGTGGAAGCCACAGAGAAACTGGGTAAGTTTGTCTCCCTATGCCTGTCTTCGTTCCCTATGGTAGTGAGGCCTTCTGACTGCCAGTAACTGAGAACCAATTCACACCACCGAGGGCAGAAAGGAGGAATTTATTGGAAGAGTACTGGAGTTAGTGCAGCTGAACCACAGGGAAAATGGACTCCAGGGACAGAAATACCGCTAGAATGCTTCTctagtctctttttttctttttctttcttttttttagatagaGAGCATGAAagtgagtacaagcaggggagggggtaggggaaaaaaagggggagagagagaaggagaatcttacgtaggctccaagctcagtgcggagcccaatgtggggctcaatcccacggccctgggatcatgaccaagccaaaatcaagagtcagatgctcaacagactgagccacctaggcacccctctagtCTTTTTCTAAGGGCAACAGCTTTGTTCTGTCCTATTGCAAAGCCTTTCCTGGCTGGTATCATGGCCAAGGCTCACATACTgcctcttaatttcttttaggaCACTGATTTGACAAGTCTTGGGTCATATGGTTTACCCCTATATCAGTCAGCTTTTGGGGGGTTAGGAGTGAGGAAGGCAGCagggtaaaaaacaaaacgaaacaaaacaaaacagaaatgttaaCTGCTGGGGGCCACCCTATGTAAAGgagccttttacagaaaaattactgAGCCAGGCAGCTACCTTATTGATGTCTACTGCATTCCTCTTCTGTGTCTTTATGTTTTTGAATGAAGATCTAATATAGGACTAACTGGGAAATTATACCCATGAGAGTTGAGCTTAatgaatgataaattatatttgtgttcagatttttaaatgtaaacctaaattcctaaaaaaaattgggggggggtggttactTGAACACTCCTTTAAGATAGTAGAATCCTCTACTTCTACTAGTGAGGAAAGCggccattctttcattctttcaacacATATTCAGTGATGATCTACCATGTGTGTTCTTCTATCCAAATAAAAAAGGATATCAAAGCTGTAAGCAGACATAGTCTCTACCTCCCAGGCCTCTATACATGCTGTCTAAAAATAAGTGTCCCTTTCTGCCCTGCCCCTTCACATTCAGTTGTCAAATCCCTAATCAT is a window encoding:
- the PFN4 gene encoding profilin-4 isoform X1, producing the protein MSHLQNLLLDTLLGTKHVDSAALIKLQERSLSVASPGFSVMPSDVRTLVNGFAKNPLQTRREGLYFKEKDYKCVRADDYSLYAKNENTGVVVVKTHLYLLVATYTEGMYPSVCVEATEKLGEYLRRKGN
- the PFN4 gene encoding profilin-4 isoform X2, encoding MSHLQNLLLDTLLGTKHVDSAALIKLQERSLSVASPGFSVMPSDVRTLVNGFAKNPLQTRREGLYFKEKDYKCVRADDYSLYAKNIFISVMEVKKWQEMWLKCNC